The DNA region CTGCCCACAGTTCCGTCATTTCATACAGCCACTGCAATAACTGGAGGGGGAGAATTTCATCACGGCCCCACTCGGCTAACAGCAAAGGTAAATCTGAACGATCTTCCAGCAACACCACCGTCTGGCCGTTTTGCTGCCAAGCATCGTGAATGGCTGGCAAGTTAAGGTCAAACTGCGTCTGTAAGGCCAAATAAGGCTGAGCTGGCACGGGAATTGCTAAGTCCGCCAGGGTTGGGGTAATCGCTGGGGGTTCCGACGGCGGTCTGGATTGAACTGCCCCACCTGATCTAACGAGGGCAGCCAAAGGAGACATCTGGAAAGGCTGACAGTCTAGGACTTTTACCACCGTTTCACTGGTGCCGGCTTGGATTTGCGGGAGAGATTTTAGGAGTTTGTAGCGTTGTTGGGGATCTAAATATTCTGAGGTGAGAAGGAGAGTGCTTGCCTCTGAGTCATCTTCCGGCATTGGATCAGCGGCTTCTTGCAGTGGGTTGAGAGGGGGCACTTCTGCTGTATCAGCCCTGACGCTTTCGGGCGTAGGATGGATTGAATTCACCGGCTCAGTCACGGCTTCTGGGACAGTGGTTGCGGGGGTTGACTCGGTTGCTGGATCTGGAAACGATGAAGCAGGAAAGATTTCATTTTCCTCGATGTCGTTCACCGGCAGTTGACTTTCCCATTCATCAATACCGGCATCGGGTGTCAATGCTGGTTCTTGAGCGGTGCTGACCACGAAACTTTCAGGCGCTTGGCTTGCCGCTAGAGGGATTGTTTCAGCCCCGCTGGGGGTTGAACTCGCAATGGGTGCAGAAGTCTGTGTTGCCGCTTTAGCCGCCTCTTTTGAGATGATAGCCAACCATACCGTTCCTGCCTCAGCACCGCAATTCGGGCAGTTTTGGGCACTTAAAGCAACTTGGCTTTGACACTGGGGACAATTCTTGGAACTTAAGGAAGTGCCGCATTTTTGACAAAACTTATTCGTATTCGGGTTTTCAAACTGACATTGGGGACAGACAAGCATGGTGAGTTATGAGTTGATAGGGGCGGATTTACTGTTCAGTATCAAGGGTTCCACCGACATTTTAGTGAAACCCGCCTGTAATCAGTTTTGAGTTATGAGTGTAATTCAAAATTCACGCACGGATGAATTTGCAAGTTTTAATGCTTAAAATTCTCAAAAAATCGCCAATAACACATTGAAGACGGAAGTTTTGGGTGAGTCAGTGAGGTTCAGGAAAAAATCCCTCCCAAGTGATAGGGTCTCCTGATGTTCGCAGACAGGCCGGTTGAAGGAAACCCCAAACTGGTTTTGATTCAGCAAGTCATTTAAAGGTTTAGGAGAAAATATCTGCCAAAAATGATAAAATCTCCCACTTTCCAGACATACCCCGATTGAATGAAAGCCCAAAACAAAGAATAAAAATCTCGCTACCCTTATTTGCCTATTTTCTGAAGATTTTAGGTTAGGGGCAGTTCTACCGTAAAGCAAGTTTGACCGGCAGCACTTCCCACCTGAATCGTGCCCCCCAAATGATCGATCAGTTTTTGCACCAGCGCTAAGCCCAAGCCGGTGCCGCCCTGTTTCCAAGGATCTGCACTCGGAACCCGATAAAACTTCTCGAAAATATGGGGCAGCTCAGATGCAGGAATTTCCGTTCCGGAATTAGTAACCTTTAACTGCATTTTTCCACTTTCCACGCCGGCACTGAGTGTGATTTGTTCGTGGGGCGGAGTATATTTGCAGGCATTATTTAACAATTCTGCCAGAATGCGCTCCAGACTGGAAGCGTCAGACATTAAAGGGGGTAAGTTCGCTGCTAAGTGAACCGCTAACCTTTGGTGCCGATTGCGAGCTCGATCTAGAAAAGGCCGCACGATTTGAGGAATCCACTCCTGAAGCTCAATCCTTCCTAATGCCAACGGCTGCACACCGGCATCAAGTCGCTGCAAATCCAGCAAATCATTAATTAAACTAATTTCTCGTTCGCACTCGTCATGCAAGATTTGGAGGTAACGAGCGGTTTTCTCATTGCAAAAATTTTCAGGGGATGGACTTACGGCTTGGTTGCCGGTTTTGAAGGCTGAAAGTTTGCAGCCTCCAGCGATCTCCAACATCTGAATTGCCATTTTCATGTTAGACATGGGTGTTCGCAATTCATGGGAAACTGTGCTGAGAAACTCATCTTTGAGCCGGCTAAGTTTTTGCAGTTCGTCCACCTGCGCTTGAGCCGCCTGATATAGTCGGGCTTGACGCAGGGCGATGGCGCATTGAGAAGCCACCTGCCCCGCCAAGAGAATTTCCGTGTTGCTAAACACCCGGCTGGCTTTATTTAAGACAGCCAGGTGGCCGATCGTGCCGCGATCATCAAAAATCGGACATAGCAGTTTAGCCGATAGGGGCTGGGCCAAATCGGGACAGGCGAGATCGCCCAACTCAGCGCCTTGAAACAAATGATAGCGTCCAGATTCATAGGCGGCAAAATACTGTCCATCTAAGAGCTGCTCATACACCGCCGGCGCATCTGCCATTGGCAGAATTTGCCCCAAAGCTGAACCTAAAGCCGCTTGGGTATACTCATAGCTAATACTGGCAGTGGTGCGCTCACTGTTATACAGAGCCGCACAACAGTAATCCACCTTGAGCACACTGGCAACTTCCTGTACAGCAGTTTGCAAAATCTGGTTTTCATCCAAGCTTTCGCGCACCCGTTCGGTAATTCGCTTTAGCACCTCTGCAAAGTTCAGCGACTCTTGTAATTCTCCGGTGCGCTCCTGTATTTGACCCTCAAGCTGAGTGTTAAGCAACTGCACCTGCTGGTACAGTTCTGATTGCTGGATGGCAATTCCCACCTGGATTGCTAGGGACTTGAGCAGATCAATTTCCAGCTGCTGCCACCGGCGCGGCGCACAGCAGTGATGGGCGATCAACAATCCCCATAAGTTTTCGCCCTGCAAAACCGGCACGACTAAGTTGGCTTTCACCTGAAACTGACTGAGTAAATCGATGTAACATTGTTCTAAATCTGTAGTCGCCAGATCCTCAATCGTTCGGACGCGACCTTGTTTGTAGCAATCCACATAAGTCTGGGCAAAGCAGGGGTCATAAATAACGGTTCCTAGCAGCGGTATGCACTGCTCATCAACTGACTCTACCGCGACTACCCCACTCCAGTTTGGCTCAAAGCGGTAAATCAGCACTCGGTCGGTTGCCAAAAATTGCCGCACTTCGGCAACGGTGGTGTTCAGAATTTCATCCAGGTTAAGAGATTGGCGGATGCGCGTTTGCACCTGCCCCATCAGCCGCTCTCGTTCGCTTTGATGTTGCAAAGCAACTTCAGCAGCTTTACGCTCTGTGATATCCGTAATCATCTTCAAGGAGCCAGCGTATTGCCCCGCTGCATCGAAGATGGGATTGGCGGAGATGATCGCCCACATTTCGGAGTCATCTTTGCGGCGAAGTTTAAGATCGTAGCGCTCTTCGATTCCTTGCCGGCGGTTCTCTAAATAATGCTGGGCGCTAACGCGGCTCGACTCGTCCACAAATGCCAAAAATGGCTGCCCTAACATTTCTCCATCCGTCCAGCCCAGCATTTGCGCCATCTGAGGATTGACAAAATTGGTATTTCCTTGAGCATCCAGCACCCAAACGCCTTCGGTTGTGGTTTCCACGATCCGGCGATACCGTGTTTCGCTTTCTCGCAGCGCTCGTTCGGCTTGCCGGCGGGCGAAGTAGCTGGAAATCATCTCTGCAATGACGCGCAGCACACGAAGGTCTTCACCGGACCACTGTCGGCATTTTTCTGTATCGTCAAACCCAATAAATCCGAGTAGTTCGCCGCTATCAAATTTTATCGGTACGATGAGCAGCGAGCGAACGCTTCGGGCGTGCAGAATCGCTTTTTCTGAGCCGGCAAGATCCGGTAAAGTTTCCACATCGCTAATTTCGATGGTTTGAGCGCTCACCAGCTGCTTCATAAACCAGGGAAATAAGGCGCTGTCCTGATTTTGGAAGTTGTCGATCTGCGATGGTGTCCGCTCGTCACACCACTCACAGGTATTATCCACTTTGGTGGTGTTTTCTCGAAATTGGAAAATATAGGCGCGATTGGCTACCACCGCTTTTCCTAACATTTGGAGGATTAGATTTAAATCGGTGTCGCCGGTGGAGACAAACAATCTCGATACCTGTGCCAGTGCCTCTTCGAGTCCTAAGCGATGTCGCAGTCCCTCTTCTGTTTGCTTGCTTTCTGTAATTTCAGTAAAGTAAACCGCCAGTCCATCGGCAGCCGGATAGGCGTGAACTGCAAACCAGGCACCCAGCGGCGGATAAAATTCTTCAAATTTTACGGCGACTTGTTCGCTTAAAGCTTTATGGTATTCCACATAAAAGGTTGAGCCGACTGTTTCGGGGAACTTATCCCACAACCGCTCACCGATAAGTGATTCGCCCCGTTGGTGCAGCAGCTGTTCGGCTTCCTGATTGACGTAGGTGAAGCGGAACTGGTGATCTACAGCAAAAAAGGCGTCGGTGATGCTTTCAAGGATGTTAATTGTTTGCCGGTGAGAGCGCTGCAATTCTTGTTCGGCTTGCTTTCGCTCTGTCACATCGCGAGCAACTGCATAAATAATGTGTTCTTCAAAACAAACGGTGGAATTCCACCCAAGCCACTTATAAGAGCCATCCGCGCAGCGATAGCGATTCTCAAAAGCGAGGGTATTGCTTCCACTGGCTAATTTTGCCGTTTCCGCTAAGGTTGCGGCGCGATCGTCTGGATGGACAAATTCGATAAATGGTTTGGCTTGCAGTTGTTCTTTACTCCAGCCTAAAACTTTTTCCCAGGCGGGATTTAAGCGTTTGAAGTAGCCATCGAAGCCGGCGATACACAGCATATCGAGGGAAAGGGTAAAGAAACGATCTCGCTCCTCTTCTGCTCGCTTGCGCTCGGTTATGTCCTTCTGGACGCCGACAAAGTTAACCACTTGACCGGCAGCATCCCTGACCGGCGAAATGTATAATTCATTCCAAAATAATGTGCCATCTTTACGGTAATTTTGCAGGATGGCGTGACACTCTCGTTGCTCTGCCATTGCTCGCCGCAGGGGTTCGAGGGCAGCTTGGTCTCGATTGCTTCCCTGCAAGAACCGGCAATTACGACCAATAATTTCAGCTTGTTTATAGCCGGTTATGCGTTCAAAACCAGGATTGGCATAAATAATCGGGTTCTCTGGCTGGGTGGGATCGGTGATGATGATGCCGTTACTGCTGGCGGTGATTGCCCGTTCTAGCAAGTGCCGGTGTGCCTCTGATCTATTGCGTTCGATCGCAGTGGCTAACACATTGGAGATCGCTTGCAGAAAGTAAATGTCATCTTGGGTGAAGGTGGGCGGATGGGTAGTCTCTGGCTCTAAAACTTTTAAGTGAGATTGTGAGACTTGTGACTCTATGTGAGAACCTTCGTCTTCTTGACCAAGCTTGACCTGTTTTCCCCGCTTCTGATTGCTGCCGGCAATTACGCTGATGCCGCTGACTGCGCTGTTGCCATGAAGCAGGGGGGGTGAACTGAATCGCGTTTCGGTACGCAAGGTTTCCATCGCCGGCTCGCTTGAAAGTAAAGTGCTGCCGGCATCGCCATACTCTCCGGTTTCTTCCTGGCAACCGACACCGGCTTTCAGTAGCACGGCTTTACCATCGGGTCGTAATTCTAAAATTTTGCAAGACTCTACCGCTAATATTTGGGTCACTAAGATAACTGCTTGCTCCATCAGCCTATCTAAAGGGCTGCCGGCTAGTGCTAGCTGACCTAATTGAGCGACGGCGGCTTGCTGGCGGGCGTGTACTTGTAAAGCTGTAATTAAGTCTGTCTTTTCTGCTTCTGAGCGTTTGCGCCCGGTGATGTCGCGCAGCACAACTTGAATTGCCGGTTGGTTTTCATAGGTGATGGGAATGGCGGCAACTTCTACATCTACAGTTGACCCGTCGAGGCGGATGAATTGTTCTTCCATGAGCGGTACTCCCTTAACTTCTTCGAGAATTTGCCGCATTCTGGCCTTAAAGTTCTCTTGGTCGTCTGCATGGACAAAATCTAAGAGGGATCTTCCGAGCAACTGGTTGGTATGACTTGCTCCCAGGAGTTTAGCCCCAGCAGAGTTTATACAAACAATCTTTCCGTTTTGATGAATCCAGATCGCCTCGAATGACAGCTCCAGTAGCTGCTGGTAACGATCTTCGCTTTCTCGCAGCGCCTCCTCTACGTGGCAGCGCTCGGTGATGTCAATGCCGGTACAGATTATGTAGTTAAGCTCGCCGTTTGCATTGTGCAAAGCTGTTTTAGTCCAAGCGATGCGCCGGTGAGTTCCATTTTTTGTGAGTAATACACTTGCGCTATCCCTTTGGAGAGGTTGATCTATCGGCTCGGCTCGGTACGCATCCCGTTGGGTTAAAAGTGAGAGATGTTCGGCTTTTCTATTTTCTGAGTTTTCTGCTTCAGGTACTGAGAATAATTCAGAGAAAAGCCGGCCTTGCACTTCTTCAAATTGATAACCGATTGTTGTCAAGCTCGTTTGATTGCACAGTAATATCCGTTCTTGCCGGTCAAGAACGACTACGTTTGGCTCTTTTATTCCTCCTAGCGATTCGCCGGTTGGGATGTTATCAGTATTGCCGGCAGGTAAAATTGCCCATTGGGGGATGACTTCTAACAAGCGAGAGACAAACTCAGGAACTAAGATATCGGTGCTATCGAGAAGCGTAAAAACAAATTGGCGAGCTTCTACCAGTGCTGCCTCTGCTTGCTTGCTAGCAGTTATATCTTCACAAACCAACACAATAACTGAGGGGATATTGCTCTGCGAGTTTGAGTGCGAACCGATAGGATCACTTGCTAGACGTGGCAATGAGCCAATTTCTTTGGCAAGCGCATTTTGAGTTTGATTTTTTGACAGATGCAACTCGATATTACAGTTAGCGCAAAGCTGCTCTAAGCAATCGCAGTTTTCATATAATTGCTCGTTAATGGTTAGCTTTACTGAGGTTCTAACCCATAAGATGCTGCCATCTTGCCGCATCAGCCGAAATTCCCATTCACCCTCCGCAGCTGGCATCTGCCACCAATCTGCAAAGGTTGATCGCACCTTTGCTTGGTCTTGGGAGTGAATCCGCTCAAAAAGTGAGCTACACTTTAATTCCTCAACGCTATAACCCAAAAGGGCTGCACCATTGTGATTGACCGCCAGCACCACGCCAGCTGAGTTTAAGGTGAAGTATATGGCAGGACTATTTTCGTACAGGTTGCGATACCACTCTAATTCTGCTCTCCTGCTGCCTCGTGCTTCTTCCATTTGCCGAAAATTTGCATTCTCTTGGGCCGGCTCAAACGGCGCGGCGGGCGCTTCATTTTGAGAGTGGCCGTATTTAAAAAACGGGGAGTTGGGGACCATAGGTCAACTCCTACCCTCCAATGAGTTTGTAGGTGGTTCACTTCAGGATTCCATAATTAAATAAGAAATTTACAAATTTCACACAAAATGTAACTAATTCAACAAAAATAAATAGAAATAAAGGCTTAATGCACTGCTGGCAGGGGTTTTATCCCCAAGCTGGTGAGACTGAAAGGATATCAGGCTTTTATAATTAGCTAAGGGAAACATTGACTCATTTGCCACCTAGATAGGGCAAGCCATTGCTTGTGCTTTAAAGTGATGAGTATGGTTGCCGACTTTGCAACTAAGCGGTTGCTAGGTCGGTGTGTGAAGCAAGTAGATGATAACCTGATAAATTGATAGATTAAATTTAAATTTTTTAGGATTAAAGTATGATTTTTTAGTAAAAAAAGATTGATTACTTAGCCGCCCATAGCAGCCCAAACGCTCGCGTAGTATTAACATTCGACGTAAGCAATGATTTATATTTTTTAAATAAGCTTAAATTTTGTTATTGTTTGAGTTTGATTTATATTGATTTTTATTTTTAGAATTAACTTTATATTAATTAAAATTTTTATTTTTAATTTTCGTAGTTTTAATTTTTATCTTAAAATTAATTAAACAAATAAGGTTATAAAAATTCACTGTTTAAAATTATTTAAATAAGTTTTTTCAATTTAAATTTTACACTTTTATATGCTTTAATTGGATAATTTAAATGCATTTTTTAATTAAAATTTCGGCTAAAATATTATTTTGAAAATGAGCAGCTAGGGCTATTCATCTTTTCCGAAACTTAAAAAATTATCGGCTCTGGCTAGAGTTCTGCATTTTACCATTTTGACGGTGTTAAGATTGGTTAGCGGCGTTCCCTCTACCAGAAGCATCACGATGTCTCTCACCCAAACTGGCAATTTCTATAATTGGGGTTATAACATTGCCGCGAGGGGAAAACTGCTGTATATAAATTTGCCCCCTTTAATGTGTGGATTCTCGGTAGTTTTTAGTTAATGAATGGGATCACGGATGCTGAGGTTTCGTGTTTTCCTAGCGCCTTTTCTTATAATTTTTAATATTTGGGTTAAGAGAGGGCCGGCTTGAAGTTTTGTTGAGCTGATGTAGTGCTTGCAGTTCATCAGAAGTTAAATCTCGCCACTGGCCGGGTTCTAAGTCCTGTAAGCGCAGAGGGCCAATGGCAGCCCGCACGAGTCGCAATGTCGGAAACCCTACGGCTGCTGTCATCCGCCTAACCTGACGGTTTCGACCTTCTGTAAGGGTTATTTCTAGCCATGCCGTCGGGACATTTTTACGGAAGCGAATCGGTGGATCGCGAGGCGGTAGAGAAGGTTCAACCGGCAATAACTTGACTGATGCCGGTCGGGTGCGGTAATCCTGAATTTTCACCCCTTGGCTCAGCTGTGTGAGCGCTGCAGCGTCCGGAATACGCTCTACTTGCACCCAGTAGGTGCGTGGATGGCCAAACTGAGGCTCAAGCAGCCGGTGTTGCAATTGCCCGTCATTAGTCAGTAACAGCAATCCTTCGCTGTCAAGATCCAGACGACCTGCAGGATAAACCGAAGGCACCGGCACGTAATTTTTAAGTGTCAGCCGGTCGGTATCACAAGTTTCGGCGTCTGTGAACTGGCATAAGACACCGTAGGGTTTATAAAACAGCAAATATCGGTAGGACACGCTCAGAATTTTAGATTTAAGAGTTTGCATTGTAGCTAAAATCTAAGATTCCAAACGCAGTGGTTTATTCTTAAGAATCCTGTCCCTGAGAAATTGAAACTGGCTGACTCAGGATAGGCACTGTATTATCGTGCCATTTAGATACTGGAGCTTTATGGCTGGCGTCAGGAGAAGATAAAGCCATCAGCAGATTGAGCAAAAGTGTGAGGATAGCAGCTTGTCGCAGTTTTTCCAGCATCGCAGTCACCCCTCCATTTAAATGGCATCCCTGAAACTATCGTTGGCCGATACGAGAACGCTTTCTCCGGCTTCCTTAAGCTGACGGGGTGATATTTGGAGGGGTTCCCACCGATGCTAGCCGTTAAGCCCGTTCTGGATCTGGGGTGGCTGCTTCTTCCGGGTGAAGCTGCGGTGCGGATGTTTCGTCTGAGGGTGCCGGCAGCAGTTCTACGGGGGAGAGTGGGTCTGAGGGTGCTGCCGGTTCTGGAAGAATTTCAGATGCCGGTGGTAGCAATTCTGGAATGGCTGCCGGTTCTGGAAGAATTTCAGATGCCGGTGGTAGCAATTCTGGAGTCGCTGCCGGTTCGGGGAGAATTTCAGATGCTGGTGGTAGCAATTCTGGAGTCGCTGCCGGTTCTGGTGAGGCTACAGGCTTCTGGGCGCTGTAGTTTGGCTCGACAATACCACGAGCGGCGGTAGTAGACAGTTCACCGCGAATGAGCTTGGAAAGGGTATCTTTTCCTTTCGGTTCATAAGTAATCAGGCGCACTGTGTTGTTGAAGGCGTTTTTAACCGGGTTGCCCAGTTCATCGAGAAACTCTAGCTGCACCCAGTTCTTGCCCGGTTTGAAGCCTTTGAGATAAATTGGCTCCCAGCGATCAATAACAAAGCTTTCGCCGTCGATGGTGACGCGAATTCGCCAGTCTGCAATCTCATCTTCTGAGTTTTGTTGGGCAACAAGATGAAGTGGAGCATTGGTGAGGTAGAAGTCCAGCATGATAGGTTCTGCCCCGTAGGTGCCGGT from Microcoleus sp. FACHB-68 includes:
- a CDS encoding PAS domain S-box protein, producing MVPNSPFFKYGHSQNEAPAAPFEPAQENANFRQMEEARGSRRAELEWYRNLYENSPAIYFTLNSAGVVLAVNHNGAALLGYSVEELKCSSLFERIHSQDQAKVRSTFADWWQMPAAEGEWEFRLMRQDGSILWVRTSVKLTINEQLYENCDCLEQLCANCNIELHLSKNQTQNALAKEIGSLPRLASDPIGSHSNSQSNIPSVIVLVCEDITASKQAEAALVEARQFVFTLLDSTDILVPEFVSRLLEVIPQWAILPAGNTDNIPTGESLGGIKEPNVVVLDRQERILLCNQTSLTTIGYQFEEVQGRLFSELFSVPEAENSENRKAEHLSLLTQRDAYRAEPIDQPLQRDSASVLLTKNGTHRRIAWTKTALHNANGELNYIICTGIDITERCHVEEALRESEDRYQQLLELSFEAIWIHQNGKIVCINSAGAKLLGASHTNQLLGRSLLDFVHADDQENFKARMRQILEEVKGVPLMEEQFIRLDGSTVDVEVAAIPITYENQPAIQVVLRDITGRKRSEAEKTDLITALQVHARQQAAVAQLGQLALAGSPLDRLMEQAVILVTQILAVESCKILELRPDGKAVLLKAGVGCQEETGEYGDAGSTLLSSEPAMETLRTETRFSSPPLLHGNSAVSGISVIAGSNQKRGKQVKLGQEDEGSHIESQVSQSHLKVLEPETTHPPTFTQDDIYFLQAISNVLATAIERNRSEAHRHLLERAITASSNGIIITDPTQPENPIIYANPGFERITGYKQAEIIGRNCRFLQGSNRDQAALEPLRRAMAEQRECHAILQNYRKDGTLFWNELYISPVRDAAGQVVNFVGVQKDITERKRAEEERDRFFTLSLDMLCIAGFDGYFKRLNPAWEKVLGWSKEQLQAKPFIEFVHPDDRAATLAETAKLASGSNTLAFENRYRCADGSYKWLGWNSTVCFEEHIIYAVARDVTERKQAEQELQRSHRQTINILESITDAFFAVDHQFRFTYVNQEAEQLLHQRGESLIGERLWDKFPETVGSTFYVEYHKALSEQVAVKFEEFYPPLGAWFAVHAYPAADGLAVYFTEITESKQTEEGLRHRLGLEEALAQVSRLFVSTGDTDLNLILQMLGKAVVANRAYIFQFRENTTKVDNTCEWCDERTPSQIDNFQNQDSALFPWFMKQLVSAQTIEISDVETLPDLAGSEKAILHARSVRSLLIVPIKFDSGELLGFIGFDDTEKCRQWSGEDLRVLRVIAEMISSYFARRQAERALRESETRYRRIVETTTEGVWVLDAQGNTNFVNPQMAQMLGWTDGEMLGQPFLAFVDESSRVSAQHYLENRRQGIEERYDLKLRRKDDSEMWAIISANPIFDAAGQYAGSLKMITDITERKAAEVALQHQSERERLMGQVQTRIRQSLNLDEILNTTVAEVRQFLATDRVLIYRFEPNWSGVVAVESVDEQCIPLLGTVIYDPCFAQTYVDCYKQGRVRTIEDLATTDLEQCYIDLLSQFQVKANLVVPVLQGENLWGLLIAHHCCAPRRWQQLEIDLLKSLAIQVGIAIQQSELYQQVQLLNTQLEGQIQERTGELQESLNFAEVLKRITERVRESLDENQILQTAVQEVASVLKVDYCCAALYNSERTTASISYEYTQAALGSALGQILPMADAPAVYEQLLDGQYFAAYESGRYHLFQGAELGDLACPDLAQPLSAKLLCPIFDDRGTIGHLAVLNKASRVFSNTEILLAGQVASQCAIALRQARLYQAAQAQVDELQKLSRLKDEFLSTVSHELRTPMSNMKMAIQMLEIAGGCKLSAFKTGNQAVSPSPENFCNEKTARYLQILHDECEREISLINDLLDLQRLDAGVQPLALGRIELQEWIPQIVRPFLDRARNRHQRLAVHLAANLPPLMSDASSLERILAELLNNACKYTPPHEQITLSAGVESGKMQLKVTNSGTEIPASELPHIFEKFYRVPSADPWKQGGTGLGLALVQKLIDHLGGTIQVGSAAGQTCFTVELPLT
- a CDS encoding pseudouridine synthase, with translation MSYRYLLFYKPYGVLCQFTDAETCDTDRLTLKNYVPVPSVYPAGRLDLDSEGLLLLTNDGQLQHRLLEPQFGHPRTYWVQVERIPDAAALTQLSQGVKIQDYRTRPASVKLLPVEPSLPPRDPPIRFRKNVPTAWLEITLTEGRNRQVRRMTAAVGFPTLRLVRAAIGPLRLQDLEPGQWRDLTSDELQALHQLNKTSSRPSLNPNIKNYKKRR